A DNA window from Longimicrobium sp. contains the following coding sequences:
- a CDS encoding putative glycoside hydrolase: MKNDLVLRLAVLPALALAAACGGGDAEARGDGKAGRDTTAVAMADSASPTAGSEKEPGGAYRDDAPAQIRGIYLNAYAAGGPRLRHLLGIADSTEINAFVVDVKDERGLHYRSQLELPMQLAQPSELTLGDLKTFVDTLHAHGIYAMARIVVFKDPVLSKARPDWSVKQAGGALWRDKKGNTWVSPWDENVWDYNLDIAEEVARAGFDAIQFDYVRFAEPYRSLPTQVHPKARGDRTDAIAAFLNEAKRRLHPLGVAVTADVFGLVPNDPRDVNIGQQWETVASTADHLLPMMYPSHYLPSHLPGVRQPDLMPYQTIFKSAGMARLRNDRLSEAGVSPARVVVWLQAFSAPWLGRNHQTYGGTQVRQQKEAVYDVGFDDWVLWHPGSKYDHILSGLDPQTTSRKKPQYTPPQDVLAMVERMEREGVRAAREKAAQQARGDVTDPAAAQAARAGRPEPGQPPSPNTPGQNAPAEAAPKTTTGSGSGGGGRR, translated from the coding sequence ATGAAGAACGACCTCGTCCTCCGCCTGGCGGTCCTTCCCGCCCTGGCGCTGGCGGCGGCGTGCGGAGGCGGCGACGCCGAGGCCCGCGGCGACGGCAAGGCCGGCCGCGACACCACCGCGGTGGCGATGGCCGACTCGGCCAGCCCCACCGCCGGCTCCGAGAAGGAGCCCGGCGGCGCCTATCGCGACGACGCCCCGGCGCAGATCCGCGGTATCTACCTGAACGCCTACGCGGCGGGCGGGCCGCGGCTCAGGCACCTGCTGGGCATCGCCGACAGCACCGAGATCAACGCCTTCGTGGTGGACGTCAAGGACGAGCGCGGCCTGCACTACCGCTCGCAGCTGGAGCTGCCGATGCAGCTCGCGCAACCCTCGGAGCTCACGCTGGGCGACCTGAAGACGTTCGTCGACACGCTGCACGCGCACGGCATCTACGCCATGGCGCGCATCGTGGTGTTCAAGGACCCGGTGCTCTCCAAGGCGCGCCCCGACTGGTCGGTGAAGCAGGCGGGCGGGGCGCTCTGGCGCGACAAGAAGGGGAACACCTGGGTGAGCCCCTGGGACGAGAACGTCTGGGACTACAACCTCGACATCGCCGAGGAGGTGGCGCGCGCCGGGTTCGACGCCATCCAGTTCGACTACGTGCGCTTCGCCGAGCCGTACCGGAGCCTCCCCACCCAGGTGCACCCCAAGGCGCGCGGCGACCGCACCGACGCCATCGCCGCGTTCCTGAACGAGGCCAAGCGCCGCCTGCACCCGCTGGGCGTGGCGGTGACGGCCGACGTGTTCGGGCTGGTGCCCAACGACCCGCGCGACGTGAACATCGGGCAGCAGTGGGAGACCGTCGCCTCCACGGCCGACCACCTGCTGCCGATGATGTACCCGTCGCACTACCTCCCCTCGCACCTCCCCGGGGTGCGGCAGCCGGACCTGATGCCGTACCAGACCATCTTCAAGAGCGCGGGGATGGCGCGGCTGCGCAACGACCGGCTGAGCGAGGCGGGCGTCTCGCCCGCGCGCGTGGTGGTGTGGCTGCAGGCGTTCAGCGCGCCCTGGCTGGGGAGGAACCACCAGACGTACGGCGGCACCCAGGTGCGCCAGCAGAAGGAGGCGGTGTACGACGTGGGCTTCGACGACTGGGTGCTCTGGCACCCCGGCTCCAAGTACGACCACATCCTCTCCGGGCTGGATCCGCAGACGACGTCGCGCAAGAAGCCGCAGTACACGCCGCCGCAGGACGTGCTGGCGATGGTGGAGCGCATGGAGCGCGAGGGGGTGCGCGCGGCGCGCGAGAAGGCGGCGCAGCAGGCCCGCGGCGACGTGACCGACCCGGCTGCGGCGCAGGCGGCCCGCGCCGGCCGCCCCGAGCCCGGCCAGCCGCCCTCGCCGAACACCCCCGGCCAGAACGCCCCCGCCGAGGCCGCGCCCAAGACGACCACCGGCTCGGGCTCGGGCGGAGGGGGACGGCGGTAG
- a CDS encoding M1 family metallopeptidase, translating to MQKTFVAGALALLAACAPGARSDTQTPAPETAARDTTRRWLRPVPTTQAYRRALAAGTRAATGAPGPRYWQQGVSYRIRAELDPRTAELRGSERIVYRNRSPDTLATVVLNLYQNIFTETARRNRVAPNTGGVTLERVAAQGRALAEQPASRIGVTAVVDSPAAGYAVQGTLARLVLPRPLLPGDSAVLEVDWRHKVPPAGTFRTAYEDALGGRAFNVAQWYPQVAVYDDVNGWDATPYLGDGEFYLEWGDFDVSITVPAGHLVGATGTLANPEEVLSGQTRERLARAAQSDSVVHVVAEGDLGRATARRTGKLTWRFRAENVRDFAFAASDRYLWDAARAAVPAGEGGGARSALVHAFYRPGAPGWERAWRYGQHAIEYFSRLLVPYLYPQVTVAEGPIGGMEYPMLVFIPRPREAEALQAVIAHEVGHEWFPMMVGQDEAAYAWMDEGLTTFHEDQAAADFFPGAEPPRLGTAEAYLRVAGRDNEVPLMRHTDLVSPYGARTVAAYGKPATMLVALRAVLGQPAFDRAMRTYAREWLLKHPTPWDFFATFERVAGRDLDWFFQPWWFETGVMDQAIASVRQVEGGVEVTLRDLGDVPMPATVVVTTGNGTMVEGEVPVEEWAGTRTATVSLPASGRLVRVEIDPRRLFPDADRSNNLWEP from the coding sequence TTGCAGAAGACCTTTGTCGCCGGCGCGCTGGCGCTGCTCGCCGCCTGCGCGCCCGGCGCCCGCTCGGATACGCAGACGCCCGCGCCGGAGACCGCGGCCCGGGACACCACCCGCCGCTGGCTGCGGCCGGTCCCCACCACGCAGGCGTACCGCCGCGCGCTGGCCGCGGGGACGCGCGCCGCCACGGGGGCGCCGGGGCCGCGCTACTGGCAGCAGGGGGTGAGCTACCGCATCCGCGCCGAGCTCGACCCGCGCACGGCGGAGCTGCGCGGGAGCGAGCGCATCGTCTACCGCAACCGCTCGCCCGACACGCTGGCGACCGTCGTCCTCAACCTCTACCAGAACATCTTCACCGAGACGGCGCGGCGGAACCGCGTGGCGCCCAACACCGGCGGCGTCACCCTGGAGCGCGTCGCGGCGCAGGGGCGCGCGCTCGCCGAGCAGCCGGCCAGCCGCATCGGCGTGACGGCGGTCGTCGACTCGCCGGCGGCGGGGTACGCGGTGCAGGGCACGCTCGCCCGGCTGGTGCTGCCGCGGCCGCTGCTCCCCGGCGACAGCGCGGTGCTGGAGGTCGACTGGCGGCACAAAGTCCCCCCGGCGGGGACGTTCCGCACCGCGTACGAGGACGCGCTCGGCGGGCGGGCGTTCAACGTGGCGCAGTGGTATCCCCAGGTGGCCGTCTACGACGACGTGAACGGGTGGGACGCCACCCCGTACCTGGGCGACGGCGAGTTCTACCTGGAGTGGGGCGACTTCGACGTGTCGATCACCGTCCCCGCCGGGCACCTGGTGGGCGCCACGGGGACGCTGGCGAACCCCGAGGAGGTGCTGAGCGGGCAGACGCGCGAGCGCCTGGCCCGCGCCGCGCAGTCCGACTCCGTGGTCCACGTCGTCGCGGAGGGCGACCTGGGGCGGGCGACCGCGCGGCGCACGGGAAAGCTCACCTGGCGCTTCCGGGCGGAGAACGTGCGCGACTTCGCCTTCGCCGCCTCGGACCGCTACCTGTGGGACGCCGCCCGCGCCGCCGTCCCCGCGGGCGAGGGCGGCGGGGCGCGGTCCGCGCTCGTGCACGCCTTCTACCGGCCGGGCGCCCCGGGGTGGGAGCGCGCCTGGAGGTACGGGCAGCACGCCATCGAGTACTTCAGCCGGCTCCTGGTCCCCTACCTCTACCCGCAGGTCACCGTCGCCGAGGGGCCGATCGGGGGGATGGAGTACCCGATGCTGGTCTTCATCCCCAGGCCGCGCGAGGCCGAGGCGCTGCAGGCGGTGATCGCCCACGAGGTGGGGCACGAGTGGTTCCCGATGATGGTGGGCCAGGACGAGGCCGCGTACGCGTGGATGGACGAGGGGCTCACCACCTTCCACGAAGACCAGGCCGCGGCCGACTTCTTCCCCGGCGCCGAGCCGCCGCGGCTGGGCACCGCCGAGGCGTACCTGCGCGTGGCCGGCCGCGACAACGAGGTGCCGCTGATGCGCCACACCGACCTGGTGAGCCCCTACGGCGCGCGCACGGTGGCCGCGTACGGCAAGCCGGCCACCATGCTCGTCGCGCTCAGGGCGGTGCTCGGCCAGCCGGCCTTCGACCGGGCGATGCGCACCTACGCGCGCGAGTGGCTGCTGAAGCACCCCACGCCGTGGGACTTCTTCGCCACCTTCGAGCGCGTGGCGGGGCGCGACCTGGACTGGTTCTTCCAGCCCTGGTGGTTCGAGACGGGGGTGATGGACCAGGCGATCGCCTCGGTGCGCCAGGTGGAGGGCGGCGTCGAGGTCACCCTGCGCGACCTGGGCGACGTCCCCATGCCCGCCACGGTGGTGGTCACCACCGGGAACGGGACGATGGTGGAGGGCGAGGTGCCGGTGGAGGAGTGGGCCGGCACGCGCACGGCGACCGTCTCGCTCCCCGCCTCGGGCCGCCTGGTGCGCGTGGAGATCGACCCGCGCCGCCTCTTCCCCGACGCCGACCGCTCCAACAACCTCTGGGAGCCGTAG